DNA sequence from the Lagenorhynchus albirostris chromosome 5, mLagAlb1.1, whole genome shotgun sequence genome:
cacagacctactagagcatggacttgatgatatggggagggggaagggtaagctgtgacaaagtgagagagtgtcatggaagtatatacactaccaaacgtaaaacagatagctagtgggaagcagccgcatagcacaggaggatcagctcagtggtttgtgaccacctagaggggtgggatagggagggtgggagggagggagatgcaagagcgaagagatatgggaacatatgtacatgtataactgattcactttgttataaagcacaaactaacacaccattgtaaagcaattatactccaataaagaggttaaaaaaaaagaaagaaaactttcagaTGGTAAGccactgggaaaaaaaatggtcagaagaacataggggcaagacaggaataaagatgcagacctactagagaatggactagaggatacagggagggggaagggtaagctgggacaaagtgagagagtggcatggacatatatacactaccaaacataaaatagctagctagtgggaagcagccgcgtagcacagggagatcagctcggtgctttgtgaccacctagaggggtgggatagggagggtgggagggagggagatgcaagagggaagagtaaTGGGgacttatgtatatgtataactgattcactctgttataaagcagaagctaacacaccattgtaaagcaattgtactctaataaagaggttaaaaaattaaaattaaaaaaatgaatgaacaatatatacaacatgctacaacatggataaaacatGGATAATAGCTACTACAACAGGAATAAACTACCAAAACAGTATATTAACTGAAAcaagccagatgcaaaagactACACATTGAATGATTCATTTCTACGAAATATCCAGTAAAAAGGCTAATTTAAAGACACAGAGGCAATCAGTGATTATCTTGGTGTGGGTTTTGAGAAAGGATTTAATGCAAACAGGCATAAGGGAACTTTCTGAGGTAATGAAGATGTTCTAAAACTGGCTGTGGTGATGATTACCCAACTCCATAACTTTATTAATAAGCAttaaattgaagaaagaaaaatttacatcACCTGTAAGGAACAAATGGATATGATGTGTCTCCAGAGAAAGACACAGGATCATTTACTAGTATTCaaggcaaaaatatttatataattttactcttatcatgaggaaacatcagagaaTCTCAAATTGAGAAACACTAAGAAATAACTacctataattttcaaaaatattaatggcTTGAAAAACAACAGAAGGCTAAGGAACTATTCCAGATAAGAGTaaactaaggagacatgacaccTGAAAGAAATGCATGATCGTGACCTGCATcttacaggcaaaaaaaaaaaaaaaaaaggctggtgGTTAATTGGATGAAAGTAcaccaaaggtacaaacttccacttataagataaataagtactacggatgtaatgtatagcacacTAACTATAATTAATACTGATGTATGTTATACATTAGAGTTATGAGAATAAATctaaagagttctcatcacaaaaaaaaaatttttctatttctttaattttgtacccATACGAGATGGGGGActttaactaaacttattgtggtaatcatttcatgatgtatgtaagtcaaatcattatgctatacaccttaaacaaccagtgctgtatgtcagttatatctcaataaagctggaaggaaaaataatactaaatttaaaatttttaaatagatacaGAGATAGAGATATATAATGAAAGATATTGTTAGTAAAATTGACAAAATTGGAAAATGGACTATGGACTAACTTACACAACTTACTCTCTAATGATTCAAGGCAGAAATacttatgtatgtgtatttttatctatctatctatatatatatatatacatatatatataaacatacatatccTGTGGTCTTTCTGAGAGACAGTAATAAAGAATGacaaagcaaatgtggcaaagtGTTAAAAGTTAATAGAGGATaaataagaattctttatattgtTTTTGCACTGTTTCtgtaagttttgaaatatttcaaaagaacacattaaatattcaataaaacagCAGGACATTGATAATTCTTTGACATGACATTTATTTCAGAGCAATATGCTTAATAGGCAAACAGTAGCAGGAGTCCCACTAAAGTCTAGAACAAGAAAGATGTAGCTCTTCCAATAATATTTGACATTGTACTGGCGATACTAGCCAACAAAATCAGACAAGGGAAAGGAATTAGATGTTTAAAAtcttaaagggaagaaaaataagaccATTTGCAAACGATATGattgtaaaactaaaaaaataactgaaaaaacacAGAATTCCATAAGAAAGCTGAATTCACAATTAAGATACAGAAATCACTGTCTGTCACTTATAACACAGAAGCTGAAGtccttggttaaaaaaacaagaaaaaaccaaACTGCATTTGGCTTCAGCCTCAGCCTTTAAAAGCCCAAATAACTACTTCAATGACAGTTTTGTCATTCTTAAAATAGTAAATGATTAATAATCGTGGGACAACACAGGCCATCATTGTATCAAATCATTGGGATAGCATCACTAATTCAATGCAATTCATCACTCAGTAACATGTTCAGGAAGTAAAGAAAGCACAACATAATATACCAGAATTACCAGTATTACTGTGAGGTAAGCAGAGAGTGAGTGGGCCAGTACCTCATTCTGCTTCAGGCAAAGACAAAGGTGTTGCTGTACAAGAGATGTTTGAAGCTGCCTTTTCTTATACAACATTTTCATGTAAAAGCCTGTTTTGCATGTTGGAAAACGTCTCTCCAATTAAAGACAGAGGGATAATGTACTTTGTGGATGACAATACCAAACAGCAATAAGTTCCAACATATTgcagaaaaagacccacaatacTTTGTCATTCGGGAAGAAAACAAGTACCCTGTGTTATGTTTGTAAGTCCATAGAAAAGGATCTGTCACATCAATACAGGATTGGGAGTTTGTGGGGAGTTGAAGGGAGCTCCAGCTTTAACTATGCTGTTTAGatattctaaaatatgtattcaGGTATTTTTCCTAAAGTGAATAAACATAAATAGGAATTTTTGAAAAGCTAGTTAtgcacactaaaaaaaaaaaaaaaaaaaaagctagttatGCATTCTAGGGGGATAGCAGAATAGGACTCAACAGATGGACGATTGGCAGCCATCTTGTAAACTACCCAGAACCGGGATTTATTTGCTAATTCCGCCCCCACAGTGGTTCAAGCAGTTCATATTGATTCGATAGTCAGGTTGGAATGACACCAAGAAAGCCCAATGAGTGGGCCTGATAATCCATCCTGACAGTCTTTGGACATCTTAGAGTAAACAAAAAtaaggcagaaggaaagatatctgATCTGGTGCTTGGCAAGCCATTCCTCAATTATATAGATGTTATGCCCTGAAAACACCTGGACCAGTACTTTCTAGCATATCAGACCCCTTTTTAGGGTGATGACGATGATAATGATATTGTTTACCATTCACTGGATGTtggctacatgccaggcactgttcaacaTGATGAGAACAGGGCTGACAATGTCAAGTGGGAAAGACAGATTACAAACATCATAAACAGTAAATAGTTACTATTTACTAAGCACTTACTGTGTTCCAAgaacattttacatacattatctcataaCCCCCCTGCAGAGTAGATGGCATTCTCCCCGTTTCAcatgtaaggaaactgaggttggcgaaggtgaaatgacttgcccgTGCCTGACCATGGGCAtatcctggtggtccagtggttagaactccaagCGTTCACTGCAGTGGggacgggttcaatccctggtcggggaactaagatcccagcaGGCCTCACTGCAcggccaattaaaaaaaagaaagaaagaaagaaagaaaggggctgaCCAGAGGAGGAAATCAGGTGCGACTGTGCCAGGCCCCCGGTAACTGCCTTTGTCTCAGGACAGGACCACATTCCCTTGGGAGGGGAGCTCACAGTGAGGATTCACAGGGCCCAGGACAATGATGAGCCCAGATGTGAGACTACTGAGGTCAGGAGACCTGTGGACAAGAGGTGGCAGCAGGCTGGGACAGGAGCCGCCACATTCAGGGCCCCATCCCTGGCCAGGCCAACAGCCCCGAGCCCCACCCTGTGTCCTGGCCAAGTCTGGGTTCCTCCTTCTGGCCCCTAAAACACAGCATGTTCACACTCACTCTCCTGAATGGAGCCCCCATTGAACATTCCCCGACCATGGGATATTCAAGCTTCGCCGACAGAATTCTCCAGGACAAAAGTAGTTGTTTCCTGCAAGCTCCCCAACatctccccaccccgccctctGTCCAAACAACAGGCGCACAGCAATGGCTCCCATCACCTGGGAACATAGAGGAAGGTGCCAGTGGCATCCACATTCACTCCACGAGAACCCAGGTTCCTGGCAGGGCCCCCTATGCCAGTGTACAGCCCCGTAAGTTCCCCCAGCCAGCATCCTGACCTAAGCAGGGGAATTTCTTGGCCCGTGGCTGAAACACCGGAAGTGCAGCCAGGAGAGTGGATGCAGGCCAGGAGCGTAGGGGAAACCCCTCAAGGCAGGCCCAGGAAGTTTGAGTTCCCTTCATGACTGTCACTAACAGGCTGGGACGTGACCTCAACCATAAACCGCCCTATTCCTGAACCCCTCAAAtgctgaatgaaaacaaatgcagTGATCTTAAACTTCCTCACAAAACAGAATCTTTGTGGAGGTGCTTAAGGAGAATTCCTACGCCCATGACTCCAGGCATTCTGAGCAGTGGTTCTGCGATGCAgcaaagaatctgcattttacacCAATTGGCCAGAGAAGGCCAGTGCCTGCCAATTCACAGGTCACTAGCTTGAACACCCATCGAGAGAAGCCTGATTTAAATGGAATTCAGTACAAAGGAATGCTATGTGGCCCTCAAAATGAGAACATATAAGCTATTTTGTAAAAAGGGCCAAAGTGAGCAATCACGTGGTTAAAGGACAGGGAGGGAGATGTTTCACCTTCCTCTGAAACCATATGAAAGTATTACCTATTCCAGAATCATTATTggatattttctcctattaacACTGGTTAGGCAGTGGAGCCACACCTTCTCTTGGCAACCATCTTCAGAGATCTGACAGTCATTGACATCACAGGCAAGGAGAGGCTTAAGGATGTCATCCAAAAATTCACCtcacgtggatagacctagagtctgtcatacagagtgaagtaagtcagaaagaaaaagacaaataccgtatgctaacacatatatatggaatttaagggaaaaaatgtcatgaagaacctaggggtaagacaggaataaagacacagacctactggagaacgggcttgaggatatggggagggggaagggtgagctgtgacagggcgagagagtggcatggacatatatacactaacaaacgtaaggtagatagctagtgggaagcagccgcatggcacagggatatcggctccatgctttgtgaccgcctggaggggtgggatagggagagtgggagggagggagacgcaagagggaagagatatgggaacatatgtatatgtataactgataaactttgttataaagcagaaactaacacaccattgtaaagcaattataccccaataaagatgttaaaaaaaaatcacctcactATTGGACCAAAAGAAGTTAAAAGGTCACTTCCAGGGCGAGGTCTCAGGGGACGAGGGAACTACATCTCACTGTCCTGGTGCAGCGCTCCACTGGTGGGACTTGAATAAGTTTTCCGGTTAAGGTTTTCCGTATCTGAGGTCAACGCAAGGAAAGCCAGGAACTCGACCCAGGAAGCCTAGTCCTAGAGCGGCACGATTGCTCCGCCCCCTTGAGGCCTATGGAAGTATTTCTCTAGAGTAAACTATCCACCACAGCCGGGGCTACTGGGCAACACAGAGGCCTCCACTTCTAGGGGCGGAGCCTAGGAGGGGGCGGAGCTTAGCGTGAGGATGCTTTGCGACTCAGGTTCCGCCGGCGTCGCTCCCAACATCCTCGGCCCACTCCTGCGCAAACCAGTCCACGTGAAGGCCTGAAGATTCACACAAGCAAAGCCGAGCCCAGCAGCTCCCCCAGAAGCCAGGACTGAGGGATCCCGAGAGGCGCCGCCAGAGCTCCGAAGGCTCCTCTTTCGTCCCGCAGTCCTGCGCCCCACCGCCCTGCTTCGGCCTCACCTGTCAAACCGATCTGTCACTGCCTGCAGGACCCAGCCCTTCCTCGCCTtctgccaggccccaggcccGCGGCCACATTGAGAAGATGGGCAGCCGGCCCCGTAGCCCCAGCGCCTCCCCTGCGGACCGGTGGGGACCGCATCCCGGAGGACCAGGCCCTGCCAAGCGCCGGCGAACGGAGGAGCCCGCGGGCCCCGAGTCCAAGTCCAGGGCGGCGCCCAGCCTGGACAACCTGACCTGGCCCCCGACCGTGGACACGCTCATCTTCGTGGTGGTCCTGCCCGCCGGCTGTGCCCTGCACGTGCCCCTGGACGACGTCGACCTGCTGCTGGAGTCCGAGCCAACGTCCGTGCTGCAAGTGTCTCTCGGAGATCACATCCTCATGCTGGTCCCTGAGGCCCTCCTGGGCCCGGGTGTGGAAGGCCCGTGGGGACAGGGCCTGGGACGGGGCGCTTTCCTGAGCCCTCCCGGGGTGTACATGGCCCCGGAGCCGGGACTCTTGTGCGCAGCTGTCCCAGAGATCGCCTGCCAAGAAGAGGTCAACGAGGAGGACGCGGATGCTGCCGCCGACTTCCTGCCGGCTGGGACAGATGCTGCTGCAGTCTCAGTCGCTGGGCTCCGCCCCTCGGCTGGATGTATGTCTGGCTTCCACCTGTTGGGCCAAGCCTCAGAGCCGTCCCCTCGGACCCCCAACACTAGTCCAGAGAGACGCTCTCCTCACCACGacgacaacctggacttgcaccTTCTAGAGCCCTTCCCCGACTCACCACTCCAACCTCTACCTCCCTCTCCAAGTCCAGGTCCTCACCAGCGTCCCCAGCGCCCTCATGGTCCTCCACGCAAGATCCGGAAATGCCTGTTCCCTTAATCAACTGCCTCCCACAATTCCTGGCCAACTCAACGGGGACCAGGAGAGAGTCTTCTGATATTGGCTGTGTGTACCTTGCACACACCATAAGAATCATATGAACAGATGCTTTATGGATGCAGGCTGCACTGCAGAATTCTGATCAGTGACTGAAAGGAAGCTCACCCGGGCAAAGAAAAGCCGCTTGAAATACAGTCTGCTTTCCGACAGCCAGACTGCTCCTTAGATTTTCTCTAGGGAGGGCACCCTTAAGCAGCTCTACCCCCCTCCCATTCGCTTCAAACCTAAGCGCCAGCACTTCTCTCTAAAAAGCCATCCTTTTCCGGGCACCCTACCACTGCCCATACCCCTGTTCCCCCCAACCCCCTTAATAGAGTAATTGCTAAATGTGTTTTGTTTACAGGGGTTTGGACCTAGTGTCCAGACTAGTTTACAACAACCCTCTACCCAGTTTGACCGTTTCTGGATGGCAGCTCGAGCCCCTTTGGGGGAATCTAGCCAGTAGTTGTATGTGGACAAATCTTTGTTGGATACAGAACACAGGATGGGGAACAATGATCAGGCGCCCTCCTCTTTGTGAATGAGCAGGTTGGCAAATGGTTTAACTTTATTGGTGGGTTTGGGGTGGTATTTTCCCAAAAGAGCCAACTGTTTTCCATTCTTCTTATATTCTTTCAATATATTTCTCTTGTCCTGGAAAAGTTTGTAATTGTAACGATTCTGTGTTTTATACTTCTAAGATCCCAAATAGGTTTTGTACATTACTACTAGCATATAGAAATAATTTGCTCTTATATTGGTCTGATATCCAGCAAAATTACATAATTTCTGTAACCACTTCTCTGTAGATTCTCTTGCTTGACTGATAAAGATCTCTCCAAATAATGAGagtatgtctcttttttttttcacaagccTCTTAcatcttatttttccttaatcttttttaaaaataaatttatttatttatttttattcatttatttttggctgcgttgggtcttcgttgctgtgtgcgggctttctctagttgcaatgagtggggactgctcttcgttgcagtgcgcgggcttctccttgcggtggcttctcttgttgtggagcatgggctcttggcgtgtgggcttcagtagttgtggcacgcatgcttcagtagttgtggctcgcgggctccagagcacaggctcagtagttgtggtgcatgggcttagttgctccgtggcttgtgggatcttcccagaccagggctcgaacccgtgtcccctgcattggcagacggattcttaaccattgcaccaccagggaagtccctccttaaTCTTTTTTATTGGATATTACTTCAAGTAACATATCCAGGTTGACTGGTATAGTCAATAGGgtcatccctttctttttcttttgtttttttgaagtatagttgatttacaatattagtttttgGTGCACaacaaaataattcaatatttttatagattatattccagtTAACGTTATTACAAAAAATGGATACAAATCCTctgctgtacaatatgtccttgttcCTTACTTACTGAATACACAGTAGTTTTAATCTCTCAGTCCTCTACCCTATCttgttcctctctcccctctctccggtgacaaccactactttgttctcattatatgggagtctgtttctgttttattctatgcatttatttgttttattttttagcttccacatatgagtgatagcatagagtatatgtctttctctgtctgactaattTCATTAGGCAGaatacactctaggtccatccacgttgttgcaaatggcagaactcCATTCTCATCAGACTGGCATCCATTTGCACACACTTTGCAGTGGGTATTCAATAAAACCAAATGAGGTTTTCTTCTCCTAATTTTCTTTTGCCCTGAAAGTTTGGCTTTAATCCAGAAAGAGTGTTCTCTTTGGTGTCAGGTGGTGGAGGCTCTGGATTCTGCATTCAGAGAAGTCACGTTGGGGCCTAAGTCATGAGATGTACAAGTACCTCATTTATCCACCATTGCCAGCTCTTATGGGGTAGTTTAAATGTAGAGCTTCTACTCTTCCAGGAAAGATGCCTGCTTCTTACATGTCATCTCACTCAACTCCTCATAGCTTCACTAAGGAGGATTTGGCTTGAACAAAATTGTGTGTTTGAGAGGCTCCTTCAATAAGAAGGGGAGAAGATTTCTCAGTTTCAATGGGCAGCATATTTTGATTTGGTATAAGGAGGCTTCCAAACAAAACTCTGAATCAAAAGCTGCTTCATTAAAAcattctctggggcttccctggtggtgcagtggttgagagtccgtctgccaatgcaggggacacaggttcgtgccctggtccaggaggatcccacatgccgcagagcggctggccccgagagccatggctgctgagcctgcacatccggagcctgtgctccacaacgggtgaggccacagcagtgagaggcccgcataccgcaaaaaaaaagaaaaaaaattctctggcCAAAGCTAATGACCAATTTGAAAAACAACT
Encoded proteins:
- the LOC132520814 gene encoding proline-rich protein 23C-like, translated to MGSRPRSPSASPADRWGPHPGGPGPAKRRRTEEPAGPESKSRAAPSLDNLTWPPTVDTLIFVVVLPAGCALHVPLDDVDLLLESEPTSVLQVSLGDHILMLVPEALLGPGVEGPWGQGLGRGAFLSPPGVYMAPEPGLLCAAVPEIACQEEVNEEDADAAADFLPAGTDAAAVSVAGLRPSAGCMSGFHLLGQASEPSPRTPNTSPERRSPHHDDNLDLHLLEPFPDSPLQPLPPSPSPGPHQRPQRPHGPPRKIRKCLFP